In bacterium, the genomic stretch CCAGGGGCGCGCACTGCAGGCCCGTGCGCACGGCGACGTTCCAGTCGGCGTCGAGGAAGAGCCCCACCGCCTCGGGCTCGCGGTCGGCCACCGTGAGCGAGACCACGGCCAGGCGCTCCGGCCCGAGGACCGCCTCCTCGTCGGGCGCGAAGCCGGCCAGGGCGATGCGGCCGCGGGCCCGCAGGTCGGCCAGTCCGGCGAGGAAGCGGTCGGCGAGGGCCGCCTCGTGGGCGCGCACCGCGGCGACGCCCCGCTCGCGCACCCAGGCCAGGCCCGCCGCGAGGCCCACGATGCCCACCGTGTTCAGGGTGCCCGCCTCGAGGCGGTAGGGGTACTCGGCGAGGTGGGCGCGCTCGGCCGAGCGCACGCCGGTGC encodes the following:
- a CDS encoding aminotransferase class V-fold PLP-dependent enzyme; this encodes TGVRSAERAHLAEYPYRLEAGTLNTVGIVGLAAGLAWVRERGVAAVRAHEAALADRFLAGLADLRARGRIALAGFAPDEEAVLGPERLAVVSLTVADREPEAVGLFLDADWNVAVRTGLQCAPLAHAALGTAPQGTVRFAFGPFNTPAHVDHALAALAALAG